A genome region from Sebastes umbrosus isolate fSebUmb1 chromosome 22, fSebUmb1.pri, whole genome shotgun sequence includes the following:
- the plin2 gene encoding perilipin-2, producing the protein MAAAAVITDQNVVERVTSLPLVSSTYDLVSSVYTNTKDTHPYIKTVCEVAEQGVRTITSVALTTASPIIGKLEPQIAMANNLACKGLDKIEKTLPILHQPSEQIVSSAKGVVTSAKDVVTGTVSGAKDTVSGTLTSVVDRTRGAVQDGMDKTRAVVSGSVSTVLESRVARMVSSGVDTALSTSESLVEQYLPLTEDELELEAKTVKGFDRKEPSYYVRLGSLSTKLRKRAYTTAVAKIRDGKQRSMGFISELNSTVDLIEYGRKNINGANQMVNDKLNSLVAWKSNGPTQENGHEAEVIESRTLTLARSLTHQLQTTCLVLVSGLQGLPNHIQQEALSLSRLATQVYSGFSKANALGDLPDSVLTSSKVQLGKMKDSLDNVMDYLVNNTPLNWLVGPFYPRMAPEPARAPASATCCTQDPSSSQSHQEEPMEVEMESFHSQQQQ; encoded by the exons ATGGCAGCAGCTGCAGTTATCACAGATCAG AATGTGGTGGAGAGGGTGACCAGCCTTCCTCTGGTGAGCTCCACCTATGATTTGGTGTCCAGCGTGTACACCAACACCAAGGACACCCACCCTTACATCAAGACCGTGTGCGAGGTCGCCGAGCAAGGGGTGCGGACCATCACCTCCGTGGCTCTCACCACCGCTTCACCCATCATTGGCAAGCTGGAGCCTCAGA TTGCCATGGCCAATAACCTGGCCTGTAAAGGTTTGGACAAGATTGAGAAAACCTTGCCGATTCTTCACCAGCCGTCTGAGCAG ATCGTCTCCAGTGCCAAGGGTGTGGTAACCAGCGCTAAAGATGTCGTGACGGGCACAGTGTCCGGCGCCAAGGACACGGTCTCAGGCACTCTGACCAGCGTCGTGGACAGGACTCGCGGCGCGGTGCAGGATGGGATGGACAAGACCAGGGCGGTTGTCAGCGGGAGCGTCAGCACAGTGCTGGAAAGCAGAGTGGCCCGGATGGTGAGCAGCGGCGTGGACACGGCCCTCAGCACCTCGGAGAGTCTGGTGGAGCAGTACCTGCCTCTGACAGAGGATGAACTGG AATTGGAGGCAAAAACTGTGAAAGGCTTTGACAGGAAGGAGCCAAGCTACTATGTCCGCCTGGGTTCCCTCTCCACAAAGCTCCGAAAGCGGGCGTACACCACGGCCGTGGCCAAAATCAGAGATGGCAAGCAGCGAAGCATGGGATTCATTTCTGAGCTGAACTCCACTGTTGATCTG attGAATACGGCAGAAAGAATATTAACGGGGCTAACCAGATGGTAAATGACAAGCTGAACTCCCTGGTGGCGTGGAAGTCCAATGGTCCAACCCAGGAGAATGGTCACGAGGCAGAG GTTATCGAGTCTCGCACCTTGACCCTGGCACGTTCCCTCACCCACCAGCTCCAGACCACCTGTCTGGTCCTGGTCTCCGGCCTGCAGGGCCTCCCCAACCACATCCAGCAGGAGGCGCTCTCCCTCAGCCGCCTCGCCACACAGGTCTACAGCGGTTTCAGCAAGGCCAACGCACTGGGAGACCTGCCAGACAGTGTGCTGACCAGCAGCAAAGTCCAGCTGGGCAAAATGAAAGATTCCCTGGACAACGTCATGGATTATCTGGTCAACAACACGCCGCTCAACTGGCTGGTCGGTCCTTTCTACCCCCGGATGGCTCCAGAGCCAGCCCGCGCACCGGCTTCCGCTACCTGCTGCACACAAGATCCGTCCTCCAGCCAGTCACATCAAGAGGAGCCcatggaggtggagatggagtCATTTcactcccagcagcaacagtga